In Candidatus Zixiibacteriota bacterium, the following proteins share a genomic window:
- a CDS encoding RNA polymerase sigma factor, with protein sequence MILDPGLALKARDGDRDAFAALYEACYPELYRFALYTLGNQEDALDAVSDTFLEAFKGISNLREPAAFKGWIFRILSIRCKRAVGGLILRRNTFDLDDFIETSDGGAVSLEDAAVDNAALAKALARLQPEERMILVLNVLHGYTTKEIAEMLAKPQGTVSSKLHRTYGKLREMLGGEDDG encoded by the coding sequence ATGATATTGGATCCCGGTTTGGCTTTAAAGGCGCGGGACGGCGACAGAGATGCGTTTGCCGCGCTTTATGAGGCTTGTTATCCTGAGCTGTACCGGTTTGCCCTGTATACGCTCGGAAATCAGGAGGATGCGCTGGATGCGGTCTCGGACACGTTTCTTGAGGCTTTCAAAGGCATATCCAATTTACGGGAGCCGGCCGCCTTCAAGGGCTGGATTTTCCGGATCCTGAGCATCCGATGCAAACGTGCCGTCGGGGGCCTGATCCTGCGCCGGAACACCTTCGATCTCGATGATTTTATCGAGACTTCCGATGGGGGCGCGGTCAGTCTTGAGGACGCGGCCGTGGACAATGCGGCGCTCGCAAAGGCGCTCGCAAGGCTTCAGCCCGAAGAGCGCATGATTCTTGTGCTCAATGTGCTTCACGGCTACACGACAAAGGAAATTGCAGAAATGCTGGCCAAACCTCAGGGAACCGTGAGTTCAAAGCTTCACCGTACAT